One part of the Cellvibrionales bacterium genome encodes these proteins:
- the sat gene encoding sulfate adenylyltransferase — MIKPHGADTLQPRFVADANEHAKLTAEAAQLPSVLISSAAAGNAVMMGAGYFTPLTGYMNLADSLSVAEKLHTTSGLFWPVPIVNVLKDVSNIKDAKRIALRDPNVDGNPVIAVMDIDAIDEASDEQMRFMAQHIFSTLDDKHPGVATFLSAGRFLVSGAIHVLNYSYFPQEFPDTFRTATEIRNEIAQRGWKKVVAFQTRNPMHRAHEELCRMAQERLQADGIVIHMLLGKLKEGDIPASVRDACIRKMVENYFPPNTVMIAGYGFDMLYAGPREAVLHAIFRQNMGAHYLIVGRDHAGVGSYYGPFDAQDIFKEKVPAGALQIEIFGADNTAFSKKLNRVVMMREAPDHTEEDFITLSGTKVRQMLGQGLAPPPEFSRPEVAKILMEYYQALDAGKSS, encoded by the coding sequence ATGATCAAGCCACACGGCGCAGACACTCTCCAGCCACGATTTGTTGCGGATGCCAACGAGCACGCCAAACTCACTGCTGAAGCAGCACAACTGCCCTCGGTGTTGATTAGCTCAGCGGCAGCGGGCAATGCCGTGATGATGGGCGCGGGTTATTTCACACCGCTTACAGGCTATATGAATTTGGCGGATAGTCTTTCAGTGGCAGAAAAATTGCACACCACCAGCGGTTTGTTTTGGCCCGTGCCGATCGTCAATGTATTGAAAGATGTATCCAACATTAAAGACGCGAAACGAATTGCATTGCGCGACCCAAATGTCGACGGTAATCCTGTTATCGCGGTAATGGATATTGACGCTATCGACGAAGCCAGCGATGAACAAATGCGTTTTATGGCGCAGCATATTTTCAGCACACTGGACGACAAGCATCCTGGCGTTGCCACTTTTTTATCTGCCGGTCGCTTTCTGGTTTCCGGTGCGATTCATGTGTTGAACTACAGCTACTTCCCGCAAGAGTTTCCAGACACCTTCCGCACTGCCACTGAAATTCGCAACGAAATAGCACAGCGCGGTTGGAAAAAAGTGGTAGCCTTTCAAACACGCAACCCGATGCACCGTGCGCACGAAGAACTGTGCCGCATGGCGCAAGAACGCCTGCAAGCAGACGGCATTGTGATTCACATGTTGCTCGGCAAATTAAAAGAAGGCGATATCCCTGCTTCCGTGCGCGATGCCTGCATTCGCAAAATGGTTGAAAATTATTTTCCACCCAACACAGTCATGATTGCCGGTTACGGTTTTGACATGTTGTACGCAGGGCCACGCGAAGCGGTGTTGCACGCGATCTTCCGTCAAAACATGGGCGCCCATTATTTGATTGTTGGCCGCGACCACGCGGGCGTAGGTAGCTACTACGGTCCATTCGACGCGCAAGACATCTTCAAAGAAAAAGTTCCGGCTGGCGCACTGCAAATTGAGATTTTTGGCGCAGACAACACCGCTTTCTCTAAAAAATTAAATCGCGTAGTGATGATGCGCGAAGCACCTGACCATACCGAAGAAGATTTCATCACACTGTCTGGCACCAAGGTGCGCCAGATGCTCGGCCAAGGCCTTGCGCCACCACCGGAGTTTTCGCGCCCAGAAGTTGCCAAAATTCTGATGGAATACTACCAAGCCTTAGACGCTGGCAAGTCGTCATAA
- a CDS encoding TerC family protein — MMELLTDPQAWMAFITLTTLELVLGIDNIIFISILVAKLPKEKREFARRLGLFLAMFMRIALLMTLAWIANMTAPLFTVMEQAVSGRDIILIAGGLFLIWKSTQEIHQLLEGVEGHATHTVRNNFYAIIFQIIIIDLVFSLDSIITAVGMSNQIPVMVAAVVTSVALMIAFAGFIGRFIEDHPTIKMLALGFLLVVGVVLVADGTGHHVPKGYIYFAMAFSIAVEALNIRLRSKSHKPVDLREAYAATDKDTPAH; from the coding sequence ATGATGGAATTATTAACAGACCCACAGGCTTGGATGGCGTTTATCACGCTCACCACCTTAGAACTGGTGCTCGGCATCGACAACATCATTTTCATTTCTATTTTGGTAGCAAAACTGCCGAAGGAGAAACGCGAGTTTGCGCGCCGCCTTGGTTTGTTCTTGGCCATGTTCATGCGTATTGCGCTGCTGATGACACTGGCATGGATTGCCAACATGACCGCACCGCTATTCACTGTGATGGAACAAGCCGTATCTGGGCGTGACATTATTTTGATAGCCGGTGGTTTGTTTTTGATCTGGAAAAGCACGCAAGAAATTCACCAATTATTGGAGGGTGTTGAAGGCCATGCCACGCATACCGTCAGAAACAATTTCTACGCGATTATTTTCCAAATTATTATTATCGACTTGGTGTTCTCGCTGGATTCCATCATTACGGCGGTAGGAATGAGCAATCAAATTCCTGTCATGGTAGCGGCGGTAGTTACTTCTGTAGCCTTGATGATTGCCTTTGCCGGTTTTATTGGCAGATTTATTGAGGATCACCCCACTATCAAAATGCTGGCTCTAGGTTTCTTGCTAGTCGTCGGTGTTGTACTGGTGGCAGATGGCACCGGCCATCATGTACCGAAAGGCTATATTTATTTCGCCATGGCCTTCTCCATCGCCGTCGAAGCCTTGAATATTCGCCTGCGTAGCAAATCGCACAAGCCAGTCGATTTGCGTGAGGCTTATGCCGCTACCGACAAAGATACACCCGCGCACTAA
- a CDS encoding type III PLP-dependent enzyme translates to MRVMVEQYGSPLLLLDCAKLADQYQQLKAALPNVGLYYAVKAFPHAAIVNTLNQLGAGFDIASTGEINLLRKQKVNPRNTIHTHPIKKDKDIRDALRFGCSTFVVDNLVEIAKFRQYAHRVGLLLRVAFRSPDCAVDLSKKFGCSPEEVPALLKEAKALGLHVKGLSFHVGSQSTSPSTHVAAIEACTKLISEYEVPIRILDIGGGFPVDYDNAGDIDIEAFCAPIRAALKKLPEHVEVIAEPGRYLIAPAAASVTTVVGKALRGDQPWYYLDDGVYGMFSGRIYDHARYPLHVFRTGETKPSAVVGPTCDSIDVIEEALPLPELAVGDLVIGRMMGAYTAATASTFNSLPIPRIVVLNEPN, encoded by the coding sequence ATGCGGGTCATGGTGGAGCAGTATGGTTCGCCGCTGCTGCTCCTTGATTGCGCAAAGTTGGCCGATCAGTACCAGCAGCTTAAAGCTGCACTGCCGAATGTGGGTCTGTATTACGCGGTGAAAGCATTTCCGCATGCGGCTATCGTCAACACCTTGAATCAGTTGGGCGCTGGCTTTGATATTGCCTCAACGGGTGAAATCAATTTATTGCGTAAGCAGAAAGTGAATCCGCGCAACACGATTCACACGCACCCCATCAAAAAAGACAAAGACATTCGCGATGCACTGCGCTTTGGTTGTAGCACCTTTGTGGTGGACAACTTGGTGGAGATCGCCAAGTTTCGCCAATACGCGCACCGTGTGGGTCTGTTGTTGCGCGTAGCATTTCGCAGTCCAGATTGTGCCGTCGATTTATCAAAAAAATTTGGCTGCTCGCCCGAAGAAGTGCCAGCTTTATTAAAAGAAGCCAAGGCACTGGGGCTGCATGTAAAAGGTTTATCTTTTCATGTGGGTTCGCAATCCACTTCTCCCAGCACGCATGTGGCGGCAATTGAAGCCTGCACGAAATTGATCAGCGAATATGAAGTGCCGATCCGCATTTTGGATATTGGCGGCGGTTTTCCTGTGGATTATGACAACGCAGGCGATATTGATATCGAAGCATTTTGTGCGCCGATTCGCGCAGCGCTGAAAAAATTACCGGAGCATGTGGAAGTGATAGCCGAGCCCGGTCGCTATTTGATTGCACCGGCTGCTGCTTCTGTTACTACAGTGGTTGGCAAAGCACTGCGCGGCGATCAGCCTTGGTACTATCTCGACGATGGTGTGTACGGCATGTTCAGCGGTCGCATTTACGATCACGCGCGTTATCCCCTGCATGTATTTCGCACAGGTGAAACTAAACCTTCGGCGGTTGTGGGGCCAACCTGTGACAGCATTGATGTGATTGAAGAGGCATTGCCTCTGCCAGAATTGGCGGTTGGTGATTTGGTGATTGGCCGCATGATGGGAGCCTATACGGCAGCAACCGCTTCAACATTTAATTCGCTGCCGATTCCTCGCATTGTTGTACTCAACGAACCTAATTAA
- the speE gene encoding polyamine aminopropyltransferase, with the protein MTKTWNETLYDAWGQRHDIDKVYFEFDTGHQQLMIFHNALFGRVMVLDGVVQTTEKDEFIYHEMLTHVPILAHGKAKRVLIIGGGDGGILREVCRHTSIEHVTQVEIDKAVIDMAIEYLPNHSAGAYDDPRANIVIDDGCRFVANCQEKFDIIISDSTDPIGPGEVLFTSQFYSDCKRCLNDGGIMVTQNGVVFMQLDEVKTTAQRMALTFGDVHFYTAAVPTYVGGVMTFAWSSDNKALRQVDINTIRERFKASGIKTRYYNPDIHAASFALPQYVLDAIGKTDNS; encoded by the coding sequence ATGACTAAGACCTGGAATGAAACACTGTACGATGCTTGGGGACAACGCCACGACATTGACAAGGTTTATTTCGAGTTTGATACCGGACACCAGCAGTTGATGATTTTTCACAACGCGCTGTTTGGTCGCGTGATGGTGTTGGACGGCGTGGTGCAAACCACGGAAAAAGATGAATTTATTTATCACGAAATGCTGACCCATGTGCCGATTTTGGCGCACGGCAAAGCCAAGCGTGTGTTGATTATCGGCGGCGGCGACGGTGGTATTTTGCGCGAAGTGTGTCGCCACACGAGCATTGAACATGTGACGCAAGTCGAGATCGACAAAGCTGTCATCGACATGGCGATTGAGTATCTGCCGAATCACTCGGCGGGTGCTTACGACGATCCGCGTGCCAATATCGTGATTGATGACGGCTGCCGTTTTGTGGCGAATTGCCAAGAAAAATTCGACATTATTATTTCAGATTCCACTGACCCTATCGGCCCCGGCGAGGTGTTGTTCACCAGTCAGTTCTACAGCGATTGCAAACGCTGCTTGAACGATGGGGGCATCATGGTCACACAAAACGGTGTGGTGTTCATGCAGTTGGATGAAGTAAAAACCACGGCTCAGCGCATGGCGCTGACCTTCGGCGATGTGCATTTTTATACCGCCGCTGTACCAACTTATGTGGGCGGCGTGATGACTTTTGCTTGGTCTAGCGACAACAAAGCGCTGCGCCAAGTGGATATCAACACCATTCGTGAACGCTTCAAAGCTTCAGGTATTAAAACGCGTTACTACAATCCAGATATTCATGCGGCATCGTTTGCGCTACCACAATATGTATTGGATGCCATTGGCAAAACTGACAATAGCTGA
- the dnaX gene encoding DNA polymerase III subunit gamma/tau encodes MSYQVLARKWRPQHFRDMAGQTHVLQALINALDHNRLHHAYLFTGTRGVGKTTIARILAKCLNCESGISSQPCGQCAACCEITEGRFVDLIEIDAASRTKVEDTREILDNVQYLPARGRFKVYLIDEVHMLSTSSFNALLKTLEEPPAHVKFLLATTDPHKLPVTVLSRCLQFNLKNLAPEKIVEYLKVILDKEMIPYEDAALWLLARAADGSMRDALSLTDQAIAFGSEKIAETGVREMLGTMDRRLIHPMLDALIANDAPALLAAVAQLAEQNPDYSGALDELLSVLHRIAVAQAAPSVLDQFPDERERLQHLANHMTAEDVQLYYQIGLNGQRDLSLAPDTRSGFEMALLRMLAFRPHNAAGGGEKKKTELTPRPAISATPTTSATAIAAPVSKPTPTLSAARPVAAQAPAPVTPTPAPTNNATPNHTLDSESWPSLWQRLPLAGIVRNTAGHCCLDRVEGSHYHFILDTAQANLFNPSHAEKLTETLRQYLAQHCDVTITIGTPQKTTPHQLQQQKQAQRLQEAEDSFRNDPNVIALLQPFDAQITEGSIEPFQPSIH; translated from the coding sequence ATGAGCTACCAAGTTCTCGCCCGCAAATGGCGCCCACAACACTTCCGTGACATGGCCGGTCAAACGCATGTGCTGCAAGCACTCATCAATGCGCTGGATCACAACCGTCTGCACCACGCCTATTTATTTACCGGCACACGCGGCGTGGGTAAAACCACCATTGCACGCATCTTGGCAAAGTGTCTCAACTGTGAATCGGGCATCAGCTCGCAGCCCTGCGGTCAGTGCGCCGCCTGCTGTGAAATTACTGAAGGGCGCTTTGTTGATTTGATTGAAATTGATGCCGCTTCGCGCACCAAAGTCGAAGACACGCGCGAGATTCTCGACAATGTGCAATACCTGCCTGCGCGTGGTCGCTTCAAAGTGTATTTGATCGACGAAGTGCACATGCTCTCCACTAGCAGCTTTAATGCGCTGCTGAAAACACTGGAAGAGCCGCCTGCGCATGTAAAGTTTTTGCTCGCCACGACTGATCCGCATAAATTGCCGGTGACTGTGCTGTCGCGCTGCCTGCAATTTAATTTAAAAAATTTGGCACCAGAAAAAATTGTCGAGTATTTGAAAGTCATACTCGATAAAGAAATGATTCCCTACGAAGACGCTGCGCTGTGGTTGCTGGCGCGCGCTGCTGACGGCTCGATGCGTGATGCGCTTTCCCTAACCGATCAAGCGATTGCTTTTGGCAGCGAAAAAATTGCGGAAACTGGCGTGCGTGAAATGCTGGGCACGATGGATCGTCGTTTGATTCATCCTATGTTGGATGCGCTGATCGCCAATGACGCGCCCGCCCTGCTCGCCGCTGTTGCGCAACTAGCAGAACAGAATCCTGATTACAGCGGCGCACTGGATGAACTGCTCTCCGTATTGCATCGCATTGCGGTGGCACAAGCTGCGCCTTCTGTACTCGATCAATTTCCAGATGAGCGCGAACGGCTGCAACATCTTGCCAACCATATGACTGCCGAAGATGTGCAGTTGTATTACCAAATTGGCTTAAACGGTCAGCGCGATTTGTCACTGGCACCGGATACACGCTCCGGCTTTGAAATGGCACTGTTGCGCATGTTGGCGTTTCGTCCGCATAACGCAGCCGGTGGCGGCGAGAAAAAAAAAACTGAACTGACGCCGCGCCCAGCAATATCAGCAACGCCTACAACATCTGCTACTGCTATTGCTGCACCTGTTAGCAAACCGACACCGACTTTATCCGCTGCGCGCCCTGTTGCTGCACAGGCACCCGCACCTGTAACACCAACACCCGCGCCCACCAATAACGCAACGCCCAATCACACGCTCGACAGTGAAAGCTGGCCATCACTGTGGCAGCGCTTACCGCTCGCCGGTATCGTGCGCAACACCGCCGGGCATTGCTGCTTGGATCGCGTAGAAGGCTCGCATTACCACTTCATACTCGACACAGCGCAAGCCAATCTTTTTAACCCCTCTCATGCAGAAAAACTGACAGAAACTTTGCGCCAATATTTGGCACAACACTGCGATGTAACCATCACCATCGGCACGCCACAAAAAACAACGCCGCATCAACTGCAACAGCAAAAACAAGCACAGCGATTACAAGAAGCGGAAGATTCGTTCCGCAACGATCCTAATGTCATCGCACTGTTACAACCGTTTGATGCGCAAATTACCGAGGGTTCGATTGAACCCTTTCAACCATCCATACACTAA
- a CDS encoding YbaB/EbfC family nucleoid-associated protein — protein MKLGNMNDLMKQAQAMQEKMQRMQEDVAKMEVTGESGAGLVKVVMNGRHDVRSVNIDSSLLTEDKEILEDLLAAAVNDAVRKVEHHSQEQMQKMTGGLQMPPGFKMPF, from the coding sequence ATGAAACTGGGCAACATGAATGATTTGATGAAACAAGCACAGGCGATGCAAGAAAAAATGCAACGCATGCAAGAAGATGTCGCAAAAATGGAAGTGACGGGCGAATCTGGCGCTGGCTTAGTTAAAGTGGTGATGAACGGTCGCCACGATGTACGCAGCGTCAATATCGACAGCAGCTTACTGACCGAAGACAAAGAAATTCTGGAAGATTTGCTGGCCGCCGCGGTGAATGACGCCGTGCGCAAAGTGGAACACCACTCGCAAGAACAAATGCAAAAAATGACAGGTGGCTTGCAAATGCCACCCGGCTTCAAAATGCCATTTTAA
- the gorA gene encoding glutathione-disulfide reductase, translating to MQFDFDLLVIGGGSGGVRAARMAVAQGVRVALVEKQYLGGTCVNVGCIPKKLFHYAAQFSEQCHESVGFGWSSEKHTHDWQTMTANVQAEVHRLNGIYQKLLLDAGVEVLRGTAKLLGNHAVAVDGKTITAQRILLAVGGAPWKPQITGVEHAITSNEFFSLPQKPEKAIVVGGGYIAVELAGILQALGASTTVLYRGDTLLRHFDSDISQFLQQEIIKKGINLQLSDNVAAIEKTDAGLLVRCESGKTLQADCVLYATGRKPVTAQLGLEQTAVQLKSSGHIVVDENFCTHEPSIFALGDAVGRKELTPVATAEAMWLVDHWYGSGARERIDYKLVPSAVFSSPEVAAVGLTQQQAEQRYGVNDVVIFRTDFRPLKHTVSGSSERMLMKLVVQQSTDRVLGLHMVGAEAGEIVQGFAVAIQAGATKKQFDKTIGIHPTVAEEFVTLRTPLSLQ from the coding sequence ATGCAGTTTGACTTTGATTTGTTGGTGATTGGTGGTGGTTCGGGTGGTGTACGCGCGGCGCGTATGGCTGTTGCGCAAGGTGTGCGCGTTGCCTTGGTAGAAAAACAGTATTTGGGCGGCACTTGCGTGAATGTGGGCTGCATCCCCAAAAAACTTTTTCATTACGCCGCACAGTTTTCTGAGCAGTGCCACGAATCGGTTGGCTTTGGCTGGTCATCAGAAAAACATACGCATGATTGGCAAACGATGACGGCCAATGTGCAAGCCGAAGTGCATAGACTCAATGGCATCTATCAAAAATTATTGCTGGATGCTGGTGTTGAAGTGCTGCGCGGAACGGCCAAGCTGTTGGGCAATCATGCTGTGGCTGTTGATGGAAAAACAATAACCGCACAGCGTATTTTGCTGGCTGTGGGTGGTGCGCCGTGGAAGCCACAGATTACTGGTGTTGAGCACGCCATTACCTCTAATGAATTTTTCTCGCTGCCACAAAAACCGGAAAAAGCCATTGTAGTGGGTGGTGGTTATATCGCCGTTGAGCTGGCGGGGATTTTGCAGGCTTTGGGTGCAAGTACAACGGTGTTGTATCGCGGTGATACTTTGCTGCGTCACTTTGATAGTGATATCAGTCAATTTTTGCAGCAGGAAATTATTAAGAAAGGTATCAATTTACAACTGAGCGACAATGTTGCTGCCATTGAAAAAACCGATGCGGGTTTACTCGTACGCTGTGAAAGCGGAAAAACTTTGCAGGCCGATTGCGTGTTGTATGCCACAGGCAGAAAGCCGGTTACTGCGCAGTTGGGTTTGGAGCAGACGGCGGTACAACTCAAATCGTCTGGGCATATTGTGGTGGATGAAAACTTCTGCACGCATGAACCGTCTATTTTTGCACTGGGTGATGCAGTGGGGCGCAAAGAACTCACGCCGGTCGCCACGGCAGAGGCGATGTGGTTAGTGGATCACTGGTACGGCTCTGGTGCGCGTGAGCGCATTGATTATAAATTGGTGCCGAGCGCTGTTTTCTCGTCGCCGGAAGTGGCGGCTGTGGGTTTAACGCAGCAACAAGCTGAGCAGCGTTATGGTGTGAATGATGTGGTGATTTTCCGCACCGATTTTCGCCCGTTGAAACATACCGTCAGCGGTAGCAGCGAGCGCATGCTGATGAAGTTAGTGGTACAGCAATCCACAGATCGTGTGTTGGGTTTACACATGGTGGGTGCGGAAGCAGGTGAAATCGTGCAGGGTTTTGCGGTGGCGATTCAGGCAGGTGCGACCAAAAAACAATTTGATAAAACAATTGGTATCCACCCAACAGTGGCAGAGGAGTTTGTTACGCTGCGCACGCCGCTGTCGCTCCAGTAG
- the topA gene encoding type I DNA topoisomerase has product MGKSLVIVESPAKAKTINKYLGNDFVVKSSIGHIRDLPTGGGKEIDTKARAEQAAKTRKMSVEEKAAHREQKAQSQLVTRMGVDPENGWKAQYEILPGKEKVVDELRKLAKQADTIYLATDLDREGEAIAWHLSEAIGGDKEKYRRVVFNEITKKAIQEAFAQPGQLDINRVNAQQARRFLDRVVGFMVSPLLWAKVARGLSAGRVQSVAVRLVVEREREIRAFVPEEFWQIHADVKTPKGSAVVLEVMKQGEQTFRPVNEQQAKAAEAALQKAAYKVAAREDKPTQSRPSAPFITSTLQQAASSRLGFSVKKTMMLAQRLYEAGFITYMRTDSTNLSMDAVHACRDFIGQQYGEKYLPSKPNFYASKSGAQEAHEAIRPSDVKLQPNKLAGVERDAERLYTLIWQQFVACQMVPAQYTSTRVDVKAAEFELRARGRVMLFDGYTKVLPQMNKKDGEEDNILPDMKVGEVLTLQQLNPTQHFTSPPARFTEASLVKELEKRGIGRPSTYAAIISTIQDRGYVKLEKRRLFAEKMGDIVTERLTESFSDLMDYSFTANLEESLDEIAEGQKGWTKVLDNFYGDFRQKLARAQGDAGGMRANDPTETDIKCPSCGRNMQIRTGSTGVFLGCSGYALPPKERCKTTINLIAGDEIAEDDDAEVQQLRHKHRCQKCNTAMDAYLLDEKRKLHICGNNPDCDGYAIEAGQFKLKGYDGPLLECDKCGSDMQLKTGRFGKYFGCTNSSCKNTRKLLRNGEAAPPKMDVVKMEELRCQKVDDFYLLRDGASGLFLAASQFPKYRETRAPLVSELIPHRKEIDPKYEFLFSAPQQDPEGNPAIVRFSRKSKEQYVQSEIDGKPTGWRAFYKNGAWVESRGAADDESPVRRKPAAKTTAAKSATKKTTARKK; this is encoded by the coding sequence ATGGGCAAATCCCTCGTTATCGTCGAGTCTCCGGCCAAAGCGAAGACCATCAACAAATACTTAGGCAATGACTTTGTGGTGAAGTCATCCATCGGCCATATTCGCGACCTGCCCACCGGCGGTGGCAAAGAGATCGACACCAAGGCGCGTGCTGAGCAAGCTGCGAAAACACGCAAGATGTCGGTGGAAGAGAAAGCCGCGCACCGTGAGCAGAAAGCACAGTCGCAATTAGTGACGCGCATGGGTGTGGATCCTGAAAACGGTTGGAAGGCGCAGTACGAAATTCTCCCGGGCAAAGAAAAAGTGGTGGATGAATTGCGCAAGCTGGCGAAGCAGGCCGACACCATTTACCTCGCGACGGACTTGGATCGCGAAGGAGAGGCAATCGCTTGGCATTTGAGTGAAGCGATTGGTGGCGATAAAGAAAAATATCGCCGCGTGGTGTTTAACGAAATCACCAAAAAAGCGATTCAAGAAGCGTTTGCGCAGCCTGGGCAGTTGGATATTAATCGTGTCAATGCACAACAGGCGCGCCGGTTTCTCGATCGCGTTGTTGGTTTTATGGTGTCGCCTTTGTTATGGGCGAAAGTGGCGCGTGGTTTGTCGGCCGGTCGCGTGCAGTCGGTGGCGGTGCGTTTGGTGGTGGAACGCGAGCGTGAAATTCGCGCGTTTGTGCCGGAAGAGTTTTGGCAAATCCACGCCGATGTAAAAACACCTAAAGGCAGTGCTGTTGTATTGGAAGTGATGAAGCAGGGCGAGCAAACCTTTCGCCCGGTGAACGAGCAGCAAGCAAAAGCCGCAGAGGCCGCCTTGCAAAAAGCGGCGTACAAAGTGGCGGCGCGTGAAGACAAACCCACGCAGTCGCGTCCTTCTGCGCCGTTTATTACTTCCACTTTGCAGCAGGCAGCCAGCTCGCGTTTAGGTTTCAGCGTGAAGAAAACTATGATGCTGGCGCAGCGTTTGTACGAGGCGGGTTTCATCACCTATATGCGTACCGATTCGACCAATTTGTCGATGGATGCCGTGCATGCCTGCCGCGATTTTATTGGCCAGCAATACGGTGAAAAATATTTGCCGAGCAAACCTAATTTTTATGCCAGCAAATCAGGCGCGCAAGAAGCGCACGAAGCTATTCGTCCTTCAGATGTGAAATTGCAGCCGAATAAATTAGCAGGAGTCGAGCGCGATGCAGAGCGTCTTTACACTTTAATTTGGCAGCAGTTTGTGGCTTGTCAAATGGTGCCTGCGCAATACACCAGTACGCGCGTGGATGTAAAAGCGGCAGAGTTTGAGTTGCGTGCGCGTGGCCGTGTGATGTTATTCGATGGTTACACTAAAGTGTTGCCGCAAATGAACAAGAAAGATGGCGAAGAAGATAATATTTTGCCGGACATGAAAGTCGGCGAAGTGTTGACCTTGCAGCAGTTGAATCCTACGCAGCATTTCACCAGCCCGCCAGCGCGTTTCACTGAAGCGAGTTTGGTGAAAGAATTGGAAAAGCGTGGTATTGGTCGCCCATCCACTTATGCCGCCATTATTTCCACCATTCAAGACCGTGGTTATGTGAAGTTGGAAAAACGCCGCTTATTTGCGGAAAAAATGGGCGATATCGTCACCGAGCGTTTGACGGAATCGTTCAGTGATTTGATGGATTACAGCTTCACCGCCAATTTAGAAGAATCTCTGGATGAGATTGCAGAAGGGCAGAAAGGCTGGACGAAAGTGCTCGACAATTTCTACGGCGATTTTCGTCAGAAATTAGCGCGGGCGCAGGGCGATGCAGGCGGTATGCGCGCCAATGATCCCACAGAAACTGACATCAAATGCCCAAGCTGCGGACGCAATATGCAGATCCGCACCGGCAGCACAGGCGTTTTTCTCGGCTGCTCTGGCTACGCTCTGCCGCCAAAAGAGCGCTGCAAAACCACCATCAATTTAATTGCTGGTGATGAAATTGCTGAAGATGACGATGCGGAAGTGCAACAACTGCGCCATAAACATCGCTGCCAAAAATGCAATACAGCAATGGATGCCTATTTGTTGGATGAAAAACGCAAGTTGCATATTTGCGGCAATAACCCTGATTGTGATGGCTATGCTATAGAGGCAGGGCAGTTCAAATTAAAAGGCTATGACGGCCCGCTGTTGGAATGCGATAAATGCGGCTCTGATATGCAGTTAAAAACCGGTCGCTTCGGCAAATACTTCGGTTGCACCAACAGTAGCTGCAAAAATACACGCAAATTATTGCGCAATGGTGAAGCCGCGCCGCCGAAAATGGATGTGGTAAAAATGGAAGAGCTGCGTTGCCAGAAAGTCGATGATTTTTATTTGCTGCGTGATGGCGCTTCTGGCTTGTTTTTGGCGGCCAGTCAGTTCCCTAAATACCGCGAAACACGCGCGCCGCTGGTGTCGGAGTTAATTCCCCATCGCAAAGAAATTGATCCTAAATACGAGTTTCTGTTTTCTGCGCCGCAGCAAGACCCAGAGGGAAACCCTGCAATTGTGCGTTTTAGTCGGAAATCCAAAGAGCAGTATGTGCAGAGTGAAATTGACGGCAAACCTACCGGCTGGCGCGCGTTTTATAAGAATGGCGCTTGGGTAGAGAGCCGCGGCGCGGCGGATGATGAAAGCCCTGTGCGCAGAAAACCAGCAGCAAAAACCACAGCCGCAAAATCTGCTACCAAGAAAACGACTGCCCGCAAAAAGTAA